In Risungbinella massiliensis, the genomic stretch CAACCCGGCAAGATCACTGGTCTAATTGGTTTAAATGGTGCAGGGAAAAGCACTACCATTAAACACATTCTAGGACTACTCACTCCTCATCATGGAGAGATCCTCCTAGACGGACTAGACTGGAAAAAAGAAACTACGACGTTTCGTCAACAAATCTCCTACATAGCAGAAACACCACAATTTTATGAAGAACTTACATTAGAAGAACATTTGCTTTTAACGGGAAAAGCATATGGACTTTCCGAAGAAGAGATTCAGAAACGAACAAAAAAGCTACTTCCCATTTTTCGGATGGAACGTGTCCGAAAATGGTTCCCACAAACCTTTTCTAAAGGGATGCAGCAAAAGCTGATGATTCTTTGTGCATTCTTAGTGGAATCCAAATATCTAATCGTAGATGAACCATTTGTGGGACTTGATCCATTGGCAATGCGTGCTTTAATTTCCTTATTGGAAGAACGAAAAGCAGATGGTACAGGAATCCTAATGTCAACACATATTCTGTCGCTTGCTGAATCCGTCTGTGACCAGATTATCCTCTTACATCAAGGTCGCTTAGTCGCAACTGGTACATTGAATGATTTGCGAAACCAAACGGGGAAGCCAAACGCTTCATTGGAAGATATCTTTTTCCATCTGACGGAGGTGAAAAGCTAATGTTTCGTCCAGAGGAGATTTTTGCGACTCGGATGAGACTAGGCTGGCAACGAGGTATACGCATCACGGCAACAGTGCTCAGTGGAGGAGGAACACCAGTCTTTCTCTTAGCAATCCTTTTGGGGCTTATTATCGGTTATCGCTACTTTTTAGAATGGCTACCAGCGAACTTTCCGATTGAGATTCCAATCGCAGTTCTACTGAGTTGGTTTCTCATCAAAAGAGCAGTACTCCGAACATGGCTCCTTCCAGCAGACCTTACCTTTTTATTGCCAGCAGAAGGACAGATGAAAGGATACATCCAAGCTAGTGCACGATACAGCTGGGTAATCGCAATGGTACAACTACTTGCTATTGTGTTATTACTACATCCACTCTATCAATTTCGGTTTGCAGCAAATCAACCCGTTTGGAGTTGGATTCTCTTTTTGGCAGTGCTAGTAACATGGAATCTCTGGTCAAGCTGGTTGGAAACGCACTTAACATTCGAACAAATAGCTTTACGAGTGATCCAAATCTTTCGAGCGATTCTGAACTTTTG encodes the following:
- a CDS encoding ABC transporter ATP-binding protein — its product is MLSIQSLSGGYSRQLPVLHDVSFSIQPGKITGLIGLNGAGKSTTIKHILGLLTPHHGEILLDGLDWKKETTTFRQQISYIAETPQFYEELTLEEHLLLTGKAYGLSEEEIQKRTKKLLPIFRMERVRKWFPQTFSKGMQQKLMILCAFLVESKYLIVDEPFVGLDPLAMRALISLLEERKADGTGILMSTHILSLAESVCDQIILLHQGRLVATGTLNDLRNQTGKPNASLEDIFFHLTEVKS